CTGGACACTCTGACGCCGGAGCACTGGGCTGTCATCAACTTCATCCGCGATCATTACCTCCAGACTAACCTCGCGCCGATGGTGCGCGCAATCTGCAAGAACACCGGCCTGCCCTTGAAACGCATCTACGAGCTCTTTCCGTCCGGCCCGGCGAAAGGCGCTTGCAAGCT
The sequence above is drawn from the Candidatus Zixiibacteriota bacterium genome and encodes:
- a CDS encoding TusE/DsrC/DsvC family sulfur relay protein: MTEIHANGRTLQLNEEGFLTSPAEWNETVAAALAKAQEGLDTLTPEHWAVINFIRDHYLQTNLAPMVRAICKNTGLPLKRIYELFPSGPAKGACKLAGLPKPDGCV